A part of Drosophila bipectinata strain 14024-0381.07 chromosome 3L, DbipHiC1v2, whole genome shotgun sequence genomic DNA contains:
- the ArfGAP3 gene encoding ADP-ribosylation factor GTPase-activating protein 2 isoform X1, which translates to MATQTTGPTKQEIESVFSRLRAQPANKSCFDCAAKAPTWSSVTYGIFICIDCSAVHRNLGVHLTFVRSTNLDTNWTWLQLRQMQLGGNANAAQFFRSHNCTSTDAQVKYNSRAAQLYRDKLSSQAQQAIKVHGTKLHLEQSEKSEGNESAKEEDFFSQCNHDVDFNVENNNFNKEHKPVPALIKDSEAQLGSGPTVDLLNSVVPTAVPTTIGVRKIQPKKGGLGARKVGGLGATKVKTNFADIEARANAANEMKTSTALASQTDKIQTAEEEVETVASMRLAYQELSLQKTREEAKLKSMDPAKAKQMERLGMGFSLRGSDVAHSAIGDMETIQQTVAPKNKVSSLENDSFFTDYSLYGNSTASGGHGGVGGSSDKRESIETSSSKLDKFELDALGYETIEPIGGTHGNITSMFSSNYDTEKPKSSAPAKSFSGSASSVSQTTGKNKNSSNDPVIAQQKFGNSKGFGSDQYFASEQSAADISANLNRFQGSRAISSSDYFGEGSPAGGSGSRGGYSPSVNFSAPDLDVESVKESVRQGVHKVAGRLSNLANDVMTSWQDKYGY; encoded by the exons ATGGCCACCCAAACCACGGGACCCACTAAGCAGGAGATTGAGTCCGTCTTTAGTCGCCTGCGCGCCCAGCCAGCCAATAAG TCTTGCTTCGACTGCGCGGCCAAAGCACCCACCTGGTCCTCTGTTACCTATGGCATCTTCATTTGCATCGATTGCTCGGCTGTGCACCGCAACCTGGGTGTTCACCTGACCTTCGTGCGCAGCACTAACTTGGATACGAATTGGACGTGGCTGCAGTTACGCCAAATGCAGTTGGGTGGCAACGCCAACGCGGCCCAGTTCTTCAGGTCCCACAACTGCACCAGTACCGACGCCCAGGTCAAGTACAACTCGCGAGCAGCACAACTCTATCGGGACAAATTAAGCAGCCAGGCCCAGCAAGCAATAAAGGTGCACGGCACCAAG CTGCATCTGGAGCAGTCGGAGAAAAGCGAAGGTAATGAGTCCGCCAAGGAAGAAGACTTTTTCTCCCAATGTAATCACGATGTGGACTTCAATGTGGAGAATAACAATTTCAACAAG gAACACAAGCCAGTTCCAGCATTAATAAAAGATTCTGAAGCACAACTGGGGAGTGGCCCCACGGTAGACCTTCTTAATTCGGTCGTGCCGACAGCAGTTCCCACCACAATAGGCGTTCGCAAGATCCAGCCCAAAAAAGGAGGA CTAGGTGCTCGAAAGGTGGGTGGTCTGGGAGCAACCAAGGTGAAAACTAACTTCGCGGATATAGAGGCGCGTGCTAATGCGGCTAATGAGATGAAGACTTCCACTGCCCTGGCAAGCCAAACAGATAAGATACAGACTGccgaagaagaggtggaaaCAGTGGCTAGCATGAGGCTGGCGTATCAAGAACTGTCTCTTCAAAAGACTCGGGAAGAGGCGAAGCTTAAGAGCATGGACCCGGCTAAAGCCAAGCAAATGGAGCGTCTTGGAATGGGCTTTAGCTTGCGAGGCTCTGACGTAGCCCACTCTGCTATTGGTGACATGGAGACTATCCAGCAAACTGTCGCTCCCAAAAACAAAGTCTCATCGCTGGAAAACGATAGCTTTTTTACCGACTATTCTTTGTATGGGAACAGCACTGCATCCGGCGGCCATGGAGGCGTTGGTGGTTCCAGCGATAAGCGAGAGAGTATTGAAACTAGCTCAAGCAAGCTCGACAAGTTTGAACTAGATGCTTTAGGCTACGAGACCATCGAACCAATTGGAGGAACTCATGGTAACATTACATCTATGTTTTCCAGCAACTACGACACCGAAAAACCGAAATCTTCGGCGCCTGCAAAGAGCTTCAGTGGGTCAGCATCTTCCGTTTCCCAGACCActggcaaaaacaaaaactccaGCAATGATCCTGTTATAGCCCAACAGAAGTTTGGTAACTCCAAGGGCTTTGGCTCTGACCAATACTTTGCCAGCGAGCAGTCTGCAGCTGATATAAGTGCTAATCTTAATCGCTTTCAAGGCTCACGAGCAATATCTTCGTCCGATTATTTTGGTGAAGGCTCTCCTGCGGGAGGTTCAGGTAGCAGGG GTGGCTATTCCCCGTCGGTCAATTTTAGTGCACCCGATTTGGATGTAGAAAGTGTTAAAGAGAGCGTGCGTCAGGGTGTACATAAAGTGGCTGGCCGCCTTAGCAATCTCGCTAACGACGTGATGACCTCGTGGCAAGACAAGTACGGTTACTGA
- the ArfGAP3 gene encoding ADP-ribosylation factor GTPase-activating protein 2 isoform X2, with amino-acid sequence MATQTTGPTKQEIESVFSRLRAQPANKSCFDCAAKAPTWSSVTYGIFICIDCSAVHRNLGVHLTFVRSTNLDTNWTWLQLRQMQLGGNANAAQFFRSHNCTSTDAQVKYNSRAAQLYRDKLSSQAQQAIKVHGTKEHKPVPALIKDSEAQLGSGPTVDLLNSVVPTAVPTTIGVRKIQPKKGGLGARKVGGLGATKVKTNFADIEARANAANEMKTSTALASQTDKIQTAEEEVETVASMRLAYQELSLQKTREEAKLKSMDPAKAKQMERLGMGFSLRGSDVAHSAIGDMETIQQTVAPKNKVSSLENDSFFTDYSLYGNSTASGGHGGVGGSSDKRESIETSSSKLDKFELDALGYETIEPIGGTHGNITSMFSSNYDTEKPKSSAPAKSFSGSASSVSQTTGKNKNSSNDPVIAQQKFGNSKGFGSDQYFASEQSAADISANLNRFQGSRAISSSDYFGEGSPAGGSGSRGGYSPSVNFSAPDLDVESVKESVRQGVHKVAGRLSNLANDVMTSWQDKYGY; translated from the exons ATGGCCACCCAAACCACGGGACCCACTAAGCAGGAGATTGAGTCCGTCTTTAGTCGCCTGCGCGCCCAGCCAGCCAATAAG TCTTGCTTCGACTGCGCGGCCAAAGCACCCACCTGGTCCTCTGTTACCTATGGCATCTTCATTTGCATCGATTGCTCGGCTGTGCACCGCAACCTGGGTGTTCACCTGACCTTCGTGCGCAGCACTAACTTGGATACGAATTGGACGTGGCTGCAGTTACGCCAAATGCAGTTGGGTGGCAACGCCAACGCGGCCCAGTTCTTCAGGTCCCACAACTGCACCAGTACCGACGCCCAGGTCAAGTACAACTCGCGAGCAGCACAACTCTATCGGGACAAATTAAGCAGCCAGGCCCAGCAAGCAATAAAGGTGCACGGCACCAAG gAACACAAGCCAGTTCCAGCATTAATAAAAGATTCTGAAGCACAACTGGGGAGTGGCCCCACGGTAGACCTTCTTAATTCGGTCGTGCCGACAGCAGTTCCCACCACAATAGGCGTTCGCAAGATCCAGCCCAAAAAAGGAGGA CTAGGTGCTCGAAAGGTGGGTGGTCTGGGAGCAACCAAGGTGAAAACTAACTTCGCGGATATAGAGGCGCGTGCTAATGCGGCTAATGAGATGAAGACTTCCACTGCCCTGGCAAGCCAAACAGATAAGATACAGACTGccgaagaagaggtggaaaCAGTGGCTAGCATGAGGCTGGCGTATCAAGAACTGTCTCTTCAAAAGACTCGGGAAGAGGCGAAGCTTAAGAGCATGGACCCGGCTAAAGCCAAGCAAATGGAGCGTCTTGGAATGGGCTTTAGCTTGCGAGGCTCTGACGTAGCCCACTCTGCTATTGGTGACATGGAGACTATCCAGCAAACTGTCGCTCCCAAAAACAAAGTCTCATCGCTGGAAAACGATAGCTTTTTTACCGACTATTCTTTGTATGGGAACAGCACTGCATCCGGCGGCCATGGAGGCGTTGGTGGTTCCAGCGATAAGCGAGAGAGTATTGAAACTAGCTCAAGCAAGCTCGACAAGTTTGAACTAGATGCTTTAGGCTACGAGACCATCGAACCAATTGGAGGAACTCATGGTAACATTACATCTATGTTTTCCAGCAACTACGACACCGAAAAACCGAAATCTTCGGCGCCTGCAAAGAGCTTCAGTGGGTCAGCATCTTCCGTTTCCCAGACCActggcaaaaacaaaaactccaGCAATGATCCTGTTATAGCCCAACAGAAGTTTGGTAACTCCAAGGGCTTTGGCTCTGACCAATACTTTGCCAGCGAGCAGTCTGCAGCTGATATAAGTGCTAATCTTAATCGCTTTCAAGGCTCACGAGCAATATCTTCGTCCGATTATTTTGGTGAAGGCTCTCCTGCGGGAGGTTCAGGTAGCAGGG GTGGCTATTCCCCGTCGGTCAATTTTAGTGCACCCGATTTGGATGTAGAAAGTGTTAAAGAGAGCGTGCGTCAGGGTGTACATAAAGTGGCTGGCCGCCTTAGCAATCTCGCTAACGACGTGATGACCTCGTGGCAAGACAAGTACGGTTACTGA
- the LOC108122875 gene encoding zinc finger protein 59 has translation MDTRTAKTCIVVGLGDLVSQQEFRCQWCDKKVYKSRHYYESHLKLIHKVPVPDYRLFNCFHCPFTNCRYHQHDSGYFLRQISHLRRHWRDQHKDATFWCKFCRKAFISEPARSSHVCISSKHPTVTDPKTPTNKQSHESTDECVVAASEDLGKYVCSVCGKGYLYMRSLRHHKLRNNHGVDQLELKQNSNKLTLRPKNQCAKCKRKFVHTHKCQEHLCPLCGRICFSKSALETHMKSSNHLILEIIRNQSTISFLEDMEQLLRNIENGTVRDSSVLTELTNLMPVIQQLQDSERES, from the coding sequence ATGGACACCAGGACCGCGAAAACGTGCATCGTTGTTGGACTTGGCGACCTCGTGTCGCAGCAGGAGTTTCGCTGCCAGTGGTGCGACAAAAAGGTCTACAAGAGTCGCCACTACTATGAAAGCCACCTGAAGCTCATTCATAAAGTTCCAGTTCCAGATTACAGATTGTTCAATTGTTTTCACTGTCCATTCACTAATTGTCGGTACCACCAGCATGACTCGGGGTATTTTTTACGTCAGATTAGCCATCTTCGTCGTCACTGGCGGGATCAACATAAGGATGCAACTTTTTGGTGCAAGTTTTGCCGAAAAGCGTTTATTTCTGAACCCGCACGTTCATCCCACGTGTGTATCTCATCCAAGCATCCCACTGTTACTGATCCAAAAACACCGACTAATAAGCAGTCACACGAGTCTACCGATGAATGCGTAGTTGCAGCAAGTGAAGATTTGGGCAAATATGTGTGTTCTGTCTGCGGAAAAGGATACCTTTATATGCGTAGTCTCCGTCATCACAAGCTTCGCAACAACCATGGAGTGGACCAGTTGGAATTGAAGCAGAACTCTAACAAGTTAACGCTGCGTCCCAAAAACCAATGTGCTAAGTGTAAAAGGAAATTTGTTCATACTCACAAGTGCCAGGAGCACTTGTGCCCGCTATGTGGAAGAATCTGTTTCTCCAAGTCGGCGTTAGAAACCCATATGAAAAGTTCTAATCATTTAATTCTTGAAATCATCAGGAATCAATCAACTATATCGTTTTTGGAGGATATGGAACAACTGCTACGTAACATAGAAAATGGGACAGTAAGAGACTCTTCTGTTCTTACGGAACTGACAAATCTAATGCCGGTTATTCAGCAGCTGCAGGATTCCGAAAGGGAGTCGTGA
- the LOC108122874 gene encoding transmembrane protein 185B-like, with amino-acid sequence MFELLACDKLTSDRHLWVLVFIPLIFGRWSVSCVWAVKHDRSFELEPYLAVNALQFVSLPLKLDPFVYWHLDVVFVPYNFIFCGIIMRTPEVSLQQKKAALNAASQVDATSSSKRTGGGSGIEQLYKFGKHKKSKKAAKIDTLKPVVPFVSIDLPD; translated from the exons ATGTTCGAGCTACTGGCCTGCGATAAACTGACCTCGGATAGGCACCTCTGGGTGCTGGTCTTCATACCGCTTATTTTTGGTCGATGGTCTGTGTCCTGTGTGTGGGCCGTGAAGCATGATCGTTCCTTTGAGCTGGAGCCATACCTGGCTGTGAATGCCCTACAGTTCGTATCACTGCCGCTGAAGCTGGACCCGTTTGTGTACTGGCATTTGGACGTGGTGTTTGTGCCCTACAATTTTATATTCTGTGGCATCATAATGCGCACCCCAGAGGTGTCGTTGCAACAGAAGAAGGCGGCCCTCAATGCTGCC AGCCAAGTGGATGCCACCTCATCGTCGAAGAGAACGGGCGGCGGAAGCGGCATCGAGCAGTTGTACAAATTCGGGAAGCACAAGAAAAGCAAGAAGGCTGCCAAGATCGATACCCTCAAGCCGGTGGTGCCATTTGTGAGCATTGATTTGCCGGACTAG